A genomic region of Haliotis asinina isolate JCU_RB_2024 chromosome 1, JCU_Hal_asi_v2, whole genome shotgun sequence contains the following coding sequences:
- the LOC137297698 gene encoding T-complex protein 1 subunit zeta-like, with translation MSAIKSLNPKAEVARASQALAVNISAAKGLQDVLRTNLGPKGTMKMLVSGAGDIKLTKDGNVLLHEMQIQHPTASLIARVATAQDDITGDGTTSNVLIIGELLKQADLYIAEGLHPRLITEGFELARNKSLEVLDEVKIERTIDRDTLVQVARTSLRTKVHQELADLLTEHVVDAVLAIKRPNEAIDLHMVEIMEMQHKTDMDTTFVRGLVMDHGSRHPDMKKRVEDAYILTCNVSLEYEKTEVNSGFFYKSAAEREKLVEAERKFIDDRVRKIIELKNKVCKGNNKGFVVINQKGIDPLSLDMFAKEGIVGLRRAKRRNMERLALAVGGTAMNSVDDLTPDVLGHAGLMYEHVLGEQKYTFLEECKNPQSVTILVKGPNKHTLTQIKDAIRDGLRAVKNAIEDSCVLPGAGAFEIAAFQELMKFKDTVKGRARLGIQAFAEALLIIVKVLAQNSGLDPQEAIVKLQQEYLGPKQAVGLDIKTGEAIIPADLGILDNFRVKKQLLHSCTVIATNLLLVDEIMRAGMSSLKGD, from the exons ATGTCTGCGATCAAGTCGCTGAATCCTAAAGCCGAAGTTGCTAGGGCTTCCCAGGCCCTTGCTGTGAATATAAGTGCAGCAAAGGGTCTACAGGATGTCCTTCGTACCAATCTTGGTCCAAAGGGTACCATGAAAAT GCTTGTGTCTGGAGCTGGAGACATCAAGCTGACGAAAGATGGAAATGTACTGCTCCATGAGATG CAAATCCAGCACCCTACAGCCTCCCTGATTGCAAGAGTTGCAACAGCTCAGGATGATATCACTGGAGATGGCACAACTTCCAATGTCCTCATCATTGGAGAGCTGCTTAAACAGGCTGATCTTTACATTGCAGAG GGACTGCATCCTCGTCTGATCACTGAGGGGTTTGAGCTGGCCAGAAATAAGTCCTTGGAA GTGTTGGACGAAGTGAAGATTGAGCGTACAATTGATCGGGACACACTGGTGCAGGTGGCACGCACGTCTCTCAGGACCAAGGTGCATCAGGAACTGGCTGATCTTCTCACAGAG CATGTCGTTGATGCTGTTCTGGCCATCAAGCGGCCAAATGAGGCCATTGACCTGCACATGGTGGAGATCATGGAGATGCAGCACAAGACTGATATGGACACTAC GTTTGTGCGGGGTCTTGTGATGGATCATGGATCTCGTCACCCAGATATGAAGAAGCGAGTTGAGGATGCCTACATTCTCACCTGCAACGTCTCGCTGGAATATGAAAAGAC TGAGGTGAACTCTGGTTTCTTCTACAAGAGTGCTGCAGAGAGAGAAAAGCTGGTGGAGGCGGAGAGGAAGTTCATTGATGATCGAGTCCGGAagattattgagctgaagaacAAAGTGTGCAAAGGGAACAACAAGGGATTTGTTGTCATCAACCAGAAG GGAATTGATCCTCTGTCACTGGATATGTTTGCCAAGGAGGGCATTGTGGGTCTGCGCCGTGCCAAGAGGAGGAACATGGAGAG ACTTGCGCTGGCAGTTGGTGGGACAGCTATGAACTCTGTGGATGACCTGACACCAGATGTTCTGGGACATGCTGGACTTATGTATGAACATGTTCTG GGAGAACAAAAATACACCTTCTTGGAGGAGTGCAAGAACCCGCAGTCTGTCACCATCCTCGTCAAGGGACCCAACAAGCACACACTGACGCAAATCAAAGACGCTATCCGAGATGGGCTCCGTGCTGTGAAGAATGCCATTGAGGACA GCTGTGTACTGCCAGGAGCTGGAGCCTTCGAGATTGCTGCATTCCAGGAACTCATGAAGTTCAAGGACACTGTCAAAGGCCGAGCTCGTCTAG GAATCCAGGCTTTTGCTGAGGCCCTGCTGATCATTGTTAAAGTTCTAGCCCAGAACTCGGGCCTTGATCCTCAGGAGGCTATTGTGAAGCTGCAACAGGAGTATCTGGGTCCAAAACAGGCTGTGGGACTCGACATCAAGACAG GGGAGGCAATCATACCAGCTGATTTAGGAATATTGGACAACTtccgggtgaagaaacagctacTGCATTCATG TACTGTGATTGCTACCAACCTTCTACTGGTGGATGAGATTATGAGAGCTGGCATGTCTTCACTCAAGGGCGACTAA